A window of the Oncorhynchus keta strain PuntledgeMale-10-30-2019 chromosome 21, Oket_V2, whole genome shotgun sequence genome harbors these coding sequences:
- the LOC118400570 gene encoding keratin, type I cytoskeletal 18-like, whose amino-acid sequence MSYRPSSSHTSFQRSAPVSSYRAASTYGGAGGQGTRISSTAYGGLRSGAPASSSSYSTSSFKVSGGGMGMGGGMGAAMGLGMGGLIKTTAAGGGGGHVMGNEKGAMQNLNDRLANYLETVRNLEQANGQLEMKIREALEKGGPDARDYSKYSPILDDLRKKVFDATADNASLVLQIDNARLAADDFKVKFESENGIRQSVEADIAGLKKVIDDTNMGRMNAESEIEAVKEELIFLRKNHDNEVMEMRNQITQSGVQVDVDAPKGQDMSLVMDEMRAKYEKMALKNAEDLKVWHENQISDVQVQVSQNTEALQGAQVEMSDLHRQLQTLEIELASQQSLKSSLEDTLHNVEMRSNMEVEKYNAILIRLEGELTNLRGNIQHQGQEYEALLNMKMKLEAEIATYRSLLDGGDFKLQDAMDDLKP is encoded by the exons ATGAGTTACAGACCGTCCAGCAGCCACACCTCTTTCCAACGCTCCGCGCCCGTGTCCTCCTACCGGGCCGCCAGCACCTATGGCGGGGCCGGAGGCCAGGGCACCCGCATTTCCTCCACAGCCTACGGGGGCCTCCGCAGTGGTGCCCCGGCcagctcctcctcctactccacATCCTCCTTTAAGGTGAGCGGCGGTGGTATGGGCATGGGTGGTGGCATGGGCGCCGCTATGGGTTTGGGCATGGGTGGTCTGATCAAGACGACGGCGGCAGGTGGTGGCGGTGGTCACGTCATGGGAAACGAGAAGGGAGCCATGCAGAACCTGAACGACCGTCTGGCCAACTACCTGGAGACGGTGAGGAACCTGGAACAGGCCAACGGACAGCTGGAGATGAAGATCCGAGAGGCCctggagaagggaggaccagaCGCCCGCGACTACAGCAAGTACAGCCCTATACTGGACGACCTGCGCAAGAAG GTCTTTGATGCGACAGCGGACAATGCTAGCCTTGTGCTCCAAATCGATAATGCCCGCTTAGCTGCAGATGACTTCAAAGTAAA GTTTGAATCTGAGAATGGCATTCGCCAGTCAGTGGAGGCAGACATTGCCGGGCTGAAGAAGGTCATTGATGACACCAACATGGGCAGGATGAACGCGGAGAGTGAGATCGAGGCTGTGAAGGAGGAGCTCATCTTCCTCAGGAAGAACCATGACAAT GAAGTGATGGAGATGAGGAACCAGATCACTCAGTCGGGGGTGCAGGTGGACGTGGACGCCCCCAAGGGTCAGGACATGTCACTGGTCATGGACGAGATGAGGGCCAAGTACGAGAAGATGGCTCTGAAGAACGCAGAGGACCTCAAAGTGTGGCACGAAAACCAG ATCTCAGACGTGCAGGTGCAGGTCTCACAGAACACAGAGGCCCTGCAGGGGGCCCAGGTTGAGATGAGTGACCTACATAGACAGCTACAGACCCTCGAGATTGAGCTGGCGTCCCAACAAAGCTTG AAATCCTCCTTAGAGGACACCTTGCATAACGTGGAGATGCGTTCCAACATGGAGGTGGAGAAGTACAATGCCATCCTCATCCGTCTGGAGGGCGAGCTGACCAACCTGCGGGGCAACATCCAGCATCAGGGCCAGGAGTATGAGGCGCTGCTCAACATGAAGATGAAGCTGGAGGCCGAGATCGCCACCTACAGGAGCCTGCTCGACGGAGGGGACTTCAA